The following coding sequences lie in one Monomorium pharaonis isolate MP-MQ-018 chromosome 1, ASM1337386v2, whole genome shotgun sequence genomic window:
- the LOC118646597 gene encoding uncharacterized protein LOC118646597, translated as MNHTQINALLGLLRSHECHSKLPKDARTLLKMPKHCGKIINVTPGQYLHVGIKDKIVQKLSTLKCHTVPSQIVIDISTDGANIYRSVDFDTWPIQFRINNIEDKRPIIAGLYAGLTKPKDFNMLFEEFNLELLEVINNGILFNGKNIKVILNCFIADTPAKYACLNIKGHAGYNSCDKCKVPGERHKPLYLLQNKQGGYRIPSNFLA; from the coding sequence ATGAACCATACGCAAATTAATGCTCTTCTTGGACTATTACGAAGTCATGAATGCCATTCAAAACTCCCTAAAGATGCTAGaacgttattaaaaatgcCAAAGCATTgtggaaaaattataaatgttacacCGGGGCAGTATCTCCACGTGGGCATCAAAGACaaaattgtgcaaaaattGTCAACGCTAAAATGTCATACAGTGCCCTCCCAAATTGTGATTGACATAAGTACGGACGGAGCAAACATTTACAGAAGTGTCGATTTTGATACTTGGCCGATACAATTccgaataaataatatcgaaGATAAAAGGCCTATAATTGCAGGCCTATACGCAGGACTAACAAAACCAAAAGACTTCAACATGTTATTTGAAGagtttaatttagaattattgGAAGTGATTAATAATGGAATTCTATTTAatggtaaaaatattaaagttatattaaactGTTTTATAGCAGATACGCCGGCCAAATACGCTTGCCTAAATATTAAAGGACATGCCGGTTACAACAGTTGCGATAAATGCAAAGTTCCTGGCGAAAGGCACAAACCTTTGTACCTTTTGCAGAATAAGCAAGGAGGTTACAGGATTCCTAGTAACTTCCTCGCCTAA
- the LOC105832168 gene encoding uncharacterized protein LOC105832168: MKMYFVGILAILLFAGTEILGHPPQERLMPDGAPIPEDTVVHEDSVASASEVGEEYDDSDMYMEPDESEATSQSDRTEASTQKTNERETSLTDTTEKSNEKSSETEKTEASKDQEAKNTDNTAVTQFTDAGDRNLETESQNFFPSFAELFANHRLSFAEQQQQRYRPNRFVGYFQRDRNYQTAATKDQHSILGSGNFGVIRGGTYYPEDRENDEYSVDESLYNPYYQSRGRAHYYRNPKPQPIRGGDFFANFRDFADITAPPKSSFSHLSVVYANKNGSSTGRVTEPRNIIETLRMLEEEERSNAEEISSTEIPRKKQSKGKWKLMKIKQYEEDKARRSRMSVEPLLALS; this comes from the exons ATGGAGCACCAATCCCTGAGGACACAGTCGTACATGag GACTCCGTGGCGTCGGCGTCGGAGGTAGGCGAAGAATATGACGATTCTGACATGTATATGGAGCCGGATGAATCCGAGGCAACTTCGCAATCGGATCGCACAGAGGCAAGCACGCAAAAGACTAATGAACGCGAAACCTCGTTAACTGATACCACCGAGAAGAGTAACGAGAAATCATCCGAGACTGAAAAAACTGAAGCTTCTAAAGATCAGGAGGCAAAGAACACGGATAATACTGCTGTCACGCAGTTCACCGATGCTGGAGACAGAAATTTGGAAACCGAAAGTCAAAATTTCTTCCCGTCCTTTGCGGAGCTCTTTGCGAATCATAGACTTTCGTTCGCGGAACAGCAACAGCAACGATATCGTCCCAACAGATTCGTAGGCTACTTCCAACGCGATCGCAATTATCAGACCGCTGCGACCAAGGATCAACACTCTATCCTGGGCTCTGGTAACTTCGGCGTGATCCGCGGCGGTACCTATTATCCAGAGGACAGGGAGAACGACGAATATTCGGTAGACGAGAGCCTCTACAACCCGTACTATCAGAGTCGTGGCCGTGCGCACTATTACAGAAATCCAAAACCGCAGCCGATTCGTGGCGGTGATTTCTTCGCAAATTTCCGCGATTTCGCTGACATCACGGCGCCACCGAAGTCCAGCTTCTCGCATCTTTCCGTGGTATACGCCAACAAGAACGGCAGTTCCACCGGACGTGTCACGGAGCCTAGAAATATCATCGAGACTCTCAGGATGTTGGAAGAAGAGGAGCGATCTAACGCGGAGGAAATATCCTCTACGGAGATACCGAGGAAGAAGCAGAGCAAGGGCAAGTGGAAGCTCATGAAGATAAAGCAGTACGAGGAGGACAAGGCCAGAAGATCTCGCATGTCCGTCGAGCCGCTGCTCGCTCTCAGCTGA